One window of the Lactobacillus sp. PV034 genome contains the following:
- a CDS encoding GntR family transcriptional regulator, with protein MQEPIYIKIHNQIKRDIENKKYKVGERIPAERHLAQQFNVSRMTLRQAIKTLEDEGILERRLGSGTYVASQKVQEKMSGIMSFTEIMRANGQIPTNKLISYRITKPSLSEKEKLKIDDDTSVLRMERVRSADNIPICYEVAAIPSPLIAEFSKDEIASSLYKTLENAGGYKIGNVIENIGAAVANENDAKLLSINKGDPLVTRRQITELSNGQPFEYVLASYVADRFEFTFSKNNN; from the coding sequence ATGCAAGAACCTATTTATATAAAAATTCATAATCAAATAAAACGTGATATTGAAAATAAAAAATATAAAGTTGGAGAAAGAATACCTGCTGAGCGACATTTGGCGCAGCAATTTAATGTTTCACGCATGACATTAAGACAAGCCATTAAGACACTTGAAGATGAAGGTATTTTAGAAAGACGACTTGGCAGTGGAACTTATGTAGCGAGTCAAAAAGTTCAAGAAAAAATGTCAGGTATCATGTCATTTACAGAAATTATGCGTGCTAATGGTCAAATACCAACTAATAAATTAATTTCTTATCGAATAACAAAACCATCTCTATCTGAAAAAGAAAAACTTAAAATTGATGATGATACTTCAGTACTGCGGATGGAACGGGTTAGATCAGCTGATAATATTCCTATTTGTTACGAAGTGGCAGCAATTCCTTCTCCTTTGATTGCTGAGTTTTCCAAAGATGAGATCGCTTCTAGTTTATATAAAACTTTAGAAAATGCTGGAGGTTATAAGATCGGAAATGTTATTGAAAATATCGGAGCTGCAGTTGCAAATGAGAATGATGCTAAACTTTTATCGATTAATAAAGGTGATCCCTTAGTTACACGTCGGCAAATAACGGAGTTAAGTAATGGACAACCTTTTGAGTATGTTCTTGCCTCTTATGTAGCTGATAGGTTTGAATTTACTTTTTCCAAAAATAATAACTAA
- a CDS encoding CDP-glycerol glycerophosphotransferase family protein, whose amino-acid sequence MKNFLFKIYLNFIKFILRWTPTDDNLYVILNGSGRSGSNGYIFYKYLKVNHSEVETVLVEPWPSSHLSWQTWKKIAAAKYLFTTHQPFKIKKKQICTNFWHGIPLKRMGFMAANDSYKNDLHNMKIWQNIADRVISSSALYDTLMSACVGIEGKKYINNGFPRIDALYAPVVSKKELLNSLFNTNDKDGKVGIYMPTFRFELDDKEVMNKIKMGNFFAFADFDGEKLNQELRKLHHYLIIKLHPYEMKLFENKGKNYSNIVFLNNSYLEENNYDLYELLGLTDYLMTDFSSIYFDYLHLNKPIIFITNYLEQYEKTRGLLIDPYEDVVPGPTVNNQRELVSQIATLSNESFEEKRKYWLKLSYTAPLQNNCKRNFDNL is encoded by the coding sequence ATGAAAAATTTTTTATTTAAGATATATTTGAATTTTATTAAGTTTATTTTACGTTGGACTCCAACAGATGATAATTTATATGTAATATTGAACGGTAGTGGTCGCTCAGGTTCGAATGGTTATATTTTTTATAAATATCTAAAAGTTAACCATTCCGAAGTTGAAACAGTTTTAGTGGAACCATGGCCAAGTTCCCATTTATCTTGGCAAACATGGAAGAAAATTGCAGCAGCCAAGTACCTTTTTACTACCCATCAACCTTTTAAGATAAAGAAAAAACAAATATGTACAAATTTTTGGCATGGAATTCCTTTAAAACGGATGGGTTTCATGGCTGCTAACGATAGTTATAAAAATGACCTGCATAATATGAAAATTTGGCAAAATATAGCTGATCGAGTAATCTCCAGTAGTGCTTTATATGATACTTTGATGAGTGCGTGCGTAGGAATTGAGGGTAAAAAATATATTAATAATGGTTTTCCAAGAATCGATGCCTTATATGCACCTGTAGTTTCAAAAAAAGAGCTTTTAAATTCACTTTTTAATACTAATGATAAAGATGGCAAAGTCGGAATTTATATGCCAACTTTTCGTTTTGAATTGGATGATAAAGAAGTAATGAATAAAATTAAAATGGGTAATTTTTTTGCTTTTGCTGATTTTGATGGAGAAAAGTTAAATCAAGAGTTACGAAAACTTCATCATTACCTTATTATCAAATTACATCCATATGAAATGAAATTGTTCGAGAATAAGGGAAAGAATTATTCGAATATTGTATTTTTAAATAACAGTTATTTGGAAGAAAATAATTATGATCTTTACGAATTATTAGGATTAACTGATTATTTAATGACTGATTTTTCTTCAATATATTTTGATTATCTACATTTAAATAAACCAATAATTTTCATTACTAATTATTTAGAGCAATACGAAAAAACTCGTGGATTATTAATTGATCCATATGAAGATGTGGTTCCGGGTCCAACCGTTAATAATCAAAGAGAATTGGTTAGTCAGATTGCAACCTTAAGTAATGAAAGTTTTGAAGAAAAACGAAAATACTGGCTAAAACTTTCCTATACTGCACCTTTGCAAAATAATTGTAAACGTAATTTTGATAATCTTTAG
- a CDS encoding oligosaccharide flippase family protein, with product MKRTLLNIFYNAIYQIFLVLVPLVTVPYLSRNLGPSTYGIYSSVNNTIQFLMVFCSISVSYIGMRTVSRIRAKSTKEELGRAFWGLWYFQALASVIMIVATIVIVYFAKVQYWNYILLMIPFMISAQLDIAWFFQGLQEFGKVVLRNTTVKLLSVGLIFMLVKNPSDLWKYMLIMSLSTLLGSFVFWINIKNYVGKPRPHFYKFKESAIAIVTLLIPQIATQVYTSLDKPILGWYQNSTQVSFYDNSQRISNMILGVITSITLVMMPKMAAEGKEKQKVVLKKSLEVTVMLGCIFAVVVMINTKQFVPFFFGQQYIPMTNLMFWFTLTIIIIPLGGVFANQFALANQRDKEYALPVVIGAICELILTYFLDKHYGATGALIAILIVELVVCILRVWIVRDDYSFTYVFKDIPKYGGIALLCLVVGLILPNIIPSAFINMAVKSILIMVLYALLMILFKLDLNKDIAFMIKKMLKRA from the coding sequence TTGAAACGAACATTATTAAATATTTTTTATAATGCGATTTATCAGATTTTTTTAGTACTTGTGCCATTGGTCACAGTACCATATTTGTCACGAAATTTAGGACCTAGTACTTATGGTATCTATAGTAGTGTCAATAATACAATTCAGTTCTTAATGGTATTTTGTTCTATATCTGTATCATATATTGGAATGCGTACTGTTTCCAGAATTAGAGCCAAAAGTACTAAAGAAGAATTGGGAAGAGCATTTTGGGGATTATGGTATTTCCAGGCTTTAGCAAGCGTCATAATGATTGTGGCAACCATAGTAATAGTCTATTTTGCTAAGGTTCAGTATTGGAACTATATCTTATTAATGATTCCTTTTATGATATCAGCTCAGTTGGATATTGCTTGGTTTTTTCAGGGATTACAAGAATTTGGCAAAGTCGTTTTAAGAAATACAACTGTAAAATTATTATCAGTTGGATTAATATTTATGCTAGTCAAAAATCCAAGTGATCTTTGGAAATATATGTTGATCATGTCTTTATCAACCTTACTAGGTTCATTTGTATTTTGGATAAATATCAAAAATTATGTTGGAAAACCTAGGCCACATTTCTATAAGTTTAAAGAATCTGCTATTGCAATTGTTACACTCTTAATTCCTCAAATTGCGACTCAGGTTTATACTTCATTAGATAAACCGATTCTGGGTTGGTACCAAAATTCAACTCAAGTTTCTTTTTATGACAACTCGCAAAGAATTTCAAATATGATCCTGGGTGTTATAACTAGTATTACTTTAGTGATGATGCCCAAAATGGCCGCTGAGGGTAAAGAAAAACAGAAGGTAGTTTTGAAAAAATCATTGGAAGTTACAGTAATGTTAGGCTGTATTTTTGCAGTAGTTGTTATGATTAATACTAAACAATTTGTACCATTTTTCTTTGGTCAGCAATATATTCCAATGACAAATTTGATGTTTTGGTTTACTTTAACGATTATTATCATTCCACTTGGAGGTGTTTTTGCTAATCAATTTGCTTTAGCAAATCAAAGAGATAAAGAGTATGCTCTTCCAGTAGTAATTGGTGCTATTTGTGAGTTGATCTTAACTTACTTTTTAGATAAACACTATGGAGCAACTGGAGCATTAATTGCAATTTTAATTGTTGAATTAGTTGTTTGTATCCTTCGTGTTTGGATTGTCCGCGATGATTATTCATTTACCTATGTATTTAAAGATATTCCAAAATATGGTGGAATAGCTTTACTTTGCTTGGTTGTGGGGTTGATACTACCCAATATAATTCCATCAGCTTTTATTAATATGGCAGTGAAGTCTATTCTAATAATGGTTTTGTATGCTTTATTGATGATTTTGTTTAAGCTAGATCTTAATAAGGATATTGCCTTTATGATTAAGAAAATGCTAAAAAGGGCTTAA
- a CDS encoding glycosyltransferase family 2 protein: MVIEKRRQNILIGILFLIPLVLQFLEPFTTTFTEFLLETSLSLLLLIVLFFCDISSLDQWFTERTITVLSVSLGILNVFKFFQWYPLNESSFVYSLGIGCFAASLYFLNKHFTVKNILLVLLNLNILANNMEPAGDWLIIFISLFAIIFYLVQVVITHTQQLRLALLIVYVITLLVGLIWFTPQLPDFDASELAWRVEAIGIIIVVPLAKLLVADKELFTFNIHVIITSLAYLFIAESSIIIVSPKIFNVALLVIFFLIYLAFINFFGNINLNTKSKKISVIIPTYNGASTIVETLESVKKQTFRDWEVVIVDDGSTDNTEEVIRRYLKYNKLPVRYIKQSNQDQLNAVKNGLKYITGNICYILHSDDVLYDNNVFYRATAALMGEKCDGIFIGIQTIDGQGHPGKIIRTKSYYDSQTVIAKTALGLGRNPYVDFTYWRREIFETVVKENYLTNNLPAWYNAQTNSGLKVINSNFIGLKYRVFEGNYLNSSDGSVNVLSGELRTLHHILGNLKIPVFKYQSLYYRIMNKLHLSSICPVIFWHGKTELRAITPNVVSRRVRSLDSPYLKAIVNFTQNYDLTKKVKIDIPIELKIFTGADIRLYNKYIKENKLDDFYWKLMKIIGDGAATMIVANKNKRKLEEILEFFTIKDFVNIEVKNDS, translated from the coding sequence ATGGTTATAGAAAAACGAAGACAAAATATATTAATTGGAATTTTATTTTTAATTCCTTTAGTTTTACAATTTTTAGAGCCATTTACGACAACTTTTACTGAATTTCTTTTAGAAACTAGTCTCTCATTATTACTGTTAATTGTTTTGTTTTTTTGTGATATAAGTAGCTTAGATCAATGGTTTACCGAAAGAACAATAACGGTTTTAAGTGTATCTCTTGGCATATTAAATGTTTTTAAATTCTTCCAATGGTATCCGTTAAATGAGTCTTCATTTGTTTACAGCTTAGGAATTGGATGTTTTGCAGCTAGTCTTTATTTTCTAAATAAACATTTCACAGTTAAAAATATCTTACTAGTTCTACTTAACCTCAATATTCTTGCTAATAATATGGAACCTGCAGGAGATTGGCTGATTATATTTATTTCACTATTTGCAATTATTTTCTATTTAGTTCAAGTAGTAATTACGCATACACAACAGTTGCGATTAGCTCTTTTAATTGTTTATGTAATTACTTTACTTGTAGGATTGATATGGTTTACGCCGCAATTACCTGATTTTGATGCTTCTGAACTAGCATGGAGAGTTGAAGCAATTGGAATTATCATTGTCGTACCCTTGGCAAAATTGCTTGTTGCGGATAAAGAACTTTTTACTTTTAATATTCATGTAATTATTACAAGTCTTGCTTATCTATTTATTGCTGAAAGTAGCATTATCATCGTTTCTCCTAAAATTTTTAATGTTGCACTTTTAGTAATATTTTTCTTGATTTATCTTGCATTTATAAATTTTTTTGGAAATATTAATTTAAATACTAAAAGTAAAAAGATTTCTGTTATCATTCCAACTTATAATGGAGCGTCTACGATTGTAGAGACACTAGAATCAGTCAAGAAGCAAACTTTCCGAGATTGGGAGGTAGTCATTGTTGATGATGGCTCAACTGATAATACAGAGGAAGTAATAAGGCGCTATTTGAAATATAATAAGTTACCAGTACGGTATATTAAGCAAAGTAACCAAGACCAATTAAATGCAGTAAAAAATGGCTTAAAGTATATTACTGGAAACATTTGCTATATACTCCATTCGGATGATGTGTTATATGATAATAATGTTTTTTATCGGGCCACAGCGGCTTTAATGGGAGAAAAATGTGATGGTATTTTTATCGGTATTCAAACTATTGATGGGCAAGGTCACCCTGGAAAAATAATTCGTACTAAATCATATTATGATAGTCAAACAGTCATAGCTAAGACTGCCCTAGGCTTGGGAAGAAATCCATATGTTGATTTTACTTATTGGCGTAGAGAAATATTTGAAACTGTAGTAAAAGAAAATTACTTAACTAATAATTTACCGGCCTGGTATAATGCACAAACTAATAGTGGATTAAAAGTAATTAATTCTAATTTTATTGGGTTAAAGTATCGCGTATTCGAAGGAAATTATTTAAATTCAAGCGATGGTAGTGTTAATGTCCTATCGGGCGAATTGCGTACATTACACCATATACTTGGTAATTTGAAAATTCCCGTATTTAAATATCAGTCGCTTTACTATCGAATTATGAATAAACTTCATTTATCTAGCATTTGTCCGGTAATATTTTGGCATGGAAAAACAGAACTTAGAGCCATTACGCCAAATGTTGTCAGTCGTCGAGTAAGGAGTCTAGATAGCCCCTATTTAAAAGCGATTGTTAACTTTACCCAAAATTATGATTTGACTAAAAAAGTTAAAATTGATATTCCTATAGAATTAAAGATTTTTACTGGTGCCGATATTAGGCTCTATAATAAATATATTAAAGAGAATAAATTAGATGATTTTTATTGGAAACTAATGAAAATTATCGGTGATGGAGCTGCAACAATGATTGTGGCAAATAAAAACAAAAGAAAATTAGAAGAAATCTTAGAATTTTTTACAATTAAAGATTTTGTAAATATAGAGGTAAAAAATGATTCCTAA
- the nadE gene encoding ammonia-dependent NAD(+) synthetase produces the protein MRPLQKKIVEYEKVKPEIDPKEEIRKSIDFLKDYLKANPFLKSYVLGISGGQDSTLTGKLAQMAIEEMREETGDDSYQFIAVRLPYGVQADASDAADAVAFQKPDQDLIVNIKEPVDAMVKVVEASGQKITDFNKGNIKARQRMVVQYAIAGANKGAVIGTDHAAENFSGFYTKYGDGAADITPLFRLDKRQGKAMLKELGAPEHLYLKAPTADLEEDRPALPDEVALGVSYQDVDDYLEGREVSDEAAEQIEKLWKKSEHKRHLPVTIFDDFYKN, from the coding sequence ATGAGACCCTTACAAAAAAAGATCGTTGAATATGAAAAAGTAAAACCTGAAATTGATCCTAAAGAAGAAATTAGAAAGTCGATTGACTTTTTAAAGGATTATTTAAAGGCAAATCCCTTTTTAAAATCCTATGTTTTAGGAATTTCAGGCGGACAAGATTCCACTTTAACTGGAAAATTAGCCCAAATGGCAATTGAAGAAATGCGTGAAGAAACTGGCGATGATTCTTATCAATTTATCGCTGTTCGTCTTCCGTATGGAGTTCAAGCTGATGCTAGTGATGCTGCAGATGCGGTTGCTTTTCAAAAGCCTGACCAAGATTTAATTGTTAATATTAAAGAACCAGTTGATGCTATGGTTAAGGTTGTAGAAGCAAGTGGTCAAAAGATTACTGATTTTAATAAAGGTAATATCAAAGCGCGCCAAAGAATGGTGGTTCAATACGCAATTGCGGGAGCTAACAAGGGTGCGGTAATTGGAACAGATCATGCTGCCGAAAACTTCTCTGGTTTTTATACTAAATATGGTGATGGTGCAGCTGACATTACCCCATTATTCCGCTTAGATAAGCGTCAAGGCAAAGCAATGCTTAAAGAACTTGGTGCACCTGAACACCTTTACTTGAAGGCACCAACTGCAGACTTGGAAGAAGATCGTCCTGCTTTACCAGATGAAGTAGCTTTGGGTGTTTCTTATCAGGACGTAGATGATTACCTTGAAGGTCGTGAAGTAAGCGATGAAGCTGCAGAACAAATTGAAAAATTGTGGAAAAAGAGTGAACACAAGCGCCATTTGCCAGTAACTATTTTTGATGATTTTTATAAAAATTAG
- a CDS encoding WecB/TagA/CpsF family glycosyltransferase, with translation MSKVEVLGINFDNYSLEQFKNKLISRIDSRLSTFIVTANPEIVMLAQKDKRFLKIINSKADIVTADGIGIVLAGKMQKTPINERVTGYDLFVWLLHVANLRKLKVYLIGAKPEVIQAVKNKIDSEYSNIELVGYEDGYFTDDLDKVANRIAAKKPDMVFAAIGFPRQEQLLSILRKNNLPAIMMGVGGSFDVFSGKTKRAPLIFQKAHLEWFYRLLKEPTRFKRMLVLPQFVLEVRRNKKQK, from the coding sequence ATGAGTAAAGTGGAAGTATTAGGGATTAATTTTGATAATTATTCTCTAGAACAATTTAAAAATAAATTGATCTCACGAATTGATTCACGATTATCAACTTTTATCGTGACTGCTAATCCTGAAATTGTAATGTTAGCTCAAAAGGATAAAAGATTTTTAAAAATTATCAATTCTAAAGCTGATATTGTAACTGCGGATGGAATTGGAATAGTTTTAGCAGGTAAGATGCAAAAAACGCCAATTAATGAAAGAGTAACAGGATATGATCTGTTTGTCTGGTTACTCCATGTAGCTAATTTGCGCAAGTTAAAAGTTTATTTAATTGGGGCAAAACCCGAAGTTATCCAAGCTGTAAAAAATAAGATTGACTCTGAGTATTCAAATATTGAACTCGTTGGATACGAAGATGGATATTTTACTGATGATTTAGATAAAGTAGCTAATAGAATTGCAGCAAAAAAGCCTGATATGGTTTTTGCTGCAATTGGCTTTCCGCGGCAAGAGCAGTTATTATCAATCTTACGGAAAAATAACTTGCCTGCAATAATGATGGGAGTTGGTGGAAGTTTTGATGTCTTTTCGGGTAAAACCAAAAGAGCTCCGCTAATTTTTCAAAAAGCTCATCTTGAATGGTTTTACCGTCTTTTAAAAGAACCTACGCGATTCAAGAGGATGTTAGTTTTGCCACAGTTTGTTTTAGAAGTTCGAAGAAACAAAAAGCAAAAATAA
- a CDS encoding nicotinate phosphoribosyltransferase: MLNKELDQDDSLILHTDLYEINMMYTYFKKGISERNAVFELFFRKEPFGNGYAVNAGLSRAIDYLNNLHFKESDLKYLKEQENYDDDFIDYLRNLKLKLSVKAAVEGELVFANEPIMQIEGPLAQAQLVETALLNIINFQTLIATKAARIKVAVGNDKLMEFGSRRAQETDAAIWGTRAAYIGGFDATSNVRAGKLFGIPVSGTHAHALVQAFGNEYEAFKAYAETHKDCVFLVDTYDTLRSGVPTAIKVAKEMGDKINFLGVRIDSGDMAYISKKVRKQLDDAGFKDAKIFASNDLDEKTIQNLKMQHARIDVWGVGTKLITAFDQPALGGVYKLVSMEDENGNMRDTLKISSNAEKVSTPGKKQVWRISANQVKKNEGDWVSRVDEDPRNFDSLFMFHPQYTYINKVVTDFTARPLLQPIFEKGKQVYKEPSLQEIKQFAANNLDSLWDEYKRSLNPQDYPVDLSQKLYDHKMNLINEIRSHIN, encoded by the coding sequence ATGTTAAACAAAGAACTCGATCAAGACGATTCCTTGATCTTACATACAGATTTGTATGAAATTAATATGATGTACACATATTTTAAAAAGGGCATTAGTGAAAGAAATGCTGTTTTTGAGTTGTTTTTTAGAAAAGAACCGTTTGGTAATGGCTATGCGGTTAATGCCGGTCTGAGTCGAGCAATTGACTACTTAAATAACTTACATTTTAAGGAAAGCGATCTAAAATATTTAAAAGAACAAGAAAATTATGATGATGACTTCATCGATTATTTAAGAAACTTAAAACTTAAGCTAAGTGTTAAAGCGGCTGTTGAAGGAGAGTTGGTCTTTGCTAATGAACCAATTATGCAAATTGAAGGACCATTAGCACAAGCACAATTAGTTGAAACCGCACTTTTGAATATTATTAATTTCCAAACCTTGATTGCCACTAAGGCTGCTAGAATTAAGGTTGCAGTTGGCAACGATAAGTTGATGGAATTTGGATCTCGTCGAGCTCAAGAAACAGATGCTGCTATTTGGGGTACGCGTGCAGCCTATATTGGTGGTTTTGATGCGACAAGTAATGTGCGCGCAGGTAAATTATTTGGTATTCCAGTTTCAGGGACACATGCCCACGCTTTAGTTCAAGCTTTTGGCAATGAATATGAAGCGTTTAAAGCATATGCTGAAACTCATAAAGACTGTGTTTTCTTGGTTGACACTTATGATACTTTGCGTAGTGGAGTTCCTACTGCAATTAAAGTCGCTAAGGAAATGGGTGATAAGATTAATTTCTTAGGCGTTCGAATTGATTCTGGCGATATGGCATATATCTCTAAGAAAGTTCGTAAACAATTGGATGATGCCGGCTTTAAAGATGCTAAGATTTTTGCTTCAAATGATTTGGATGAAAAAACTATCCAAAACTTAAAAATGCAACATGCCCGGATTGATGTTTGGGGCGTAGGAACAAAGCTTATTACTGCTTTTGATCAACCAGCTTTGGGTGGTGTCTATAAGTTAGTTTCAATGGAAGATGAAAATGGTAATATGCGTGATACCTTAAAGATTTCATCTAATGCTGAGAAGGTGTCGACCCCTGGTAAGAAGCAAGTTTGGCGCATTTCTGCTAACCAAGTAAAGAAAAATGAAGGTGACTGGGTATCAAGAGTAGATGAAGATCCACGTAATTTTGATTCACTCTTTATGTTCCACCCACAATATACTTATATTAATAAAGTTGTTACTGACTTTACTGCGCGTCCATTGCTCCAACCTATCTTTGAAAAAGGAAAACAGGTTTATAAGGAACCAAGCTTGCAAGAAATTAAGCAATTTGCGGCTAATAATCTTGATAGCTTGTGGGATGAGTATAAACGGAGCTTAAATCCCCAAGATTATCCGGTTGATTTATCACAAAAATTGTATGATCACAAGATGAATCTAATTAATGAAATTCGTTCCCATATTAATTAA
- the tagD gene encoding glycerol-3-phosphate cytidylyltransferase, with product MKKIITYGTFDLLHYGHVRLLKRAKELGDYLIVGLSTDEFNEFKKHKQAYNDYAERKYILEAIRYVDEVIPEEDWDQKIKDVQKYDIDTFVMGDDWKGQFDFLKPYTNVVYLPRTPGISTTKIKEDLK from the coding sequence ATGAAAAAAATTATTACTTACGGTACTTTTGACCTCTTACATTATGGACATGTACGTTTGCTTAAGCGCGCTAAAGAATTGGGAGATTATTTAATTGTAGGCTTATCGACCGATGAATTTAATGAATTTAAGAAACATAAGCAAGCTTATAATGATTATGCAGAAAGAAAATATATTCTTGAAGCTATCCGCTATGTAGATGAAGTAATTCCTGAAGAGGATTGGGATCAAAAAATCAAAGATGTCCAAAAATATGATATCGATACATTTGTAATGGGTGATGATTGGAAGGGGCAATTCGACTTTCTTAAGCCATATACCAATGTTGTTTATTTACCCCGTACTCCCGGCATCTCTACCACTAAAATAAAAGAAGATCTTAAATAA
- a CDS encoding glycosyltransferase, whose translation MKVLHINAGLEKGGGLYHLVNLLTEAKLENKDFELLTLSRGPVAEAAKKAGIKTTILGAKNRYDLAVLKRLINYINRNEFDVVHTHGARANLFLNMIHKKINAKWVITVHSDPLKDFAGRGIMGDIFTKLNIHALKNADGIFAITQNFADLLVNKIHVLRTNICVIYNGIFFHDHILPKYDHPFFNIINVARAEKIKGQDLLLKALKETNNKEIHLHIVGDGNELNNLRALTRDLGISDQVTFHGFLTHKQIIELYRKMDLAVLTSYSESFPLVLLEASDNLVPILSTSVGDIKKMIPDDQHGFVVKIGDQIGIENKILQAYKMSNQDLQAIAKREKEYVANTFSMKNQLAAIENYYKILLGEI comes from the coding sequence ATGAAAGTTTTACATATTAATGCAGGTTTAGAAAAGGGTGGCGGACTCTATCATCTTGTCAATCTTTTAACTGAAGCTAAATTAGAAAATAAAGATTTTGAGTTACTAACATTAAGCAGAGGCCCTGTTGCTGAAGCAGCAAAAAAAGCTGGTATAAAAACTACAATTTTAGGAGCAAAAAATCGTTATGATTTAGCCGTGTTAAAACGGCTGATTAATTATATTAATCGGAATGAATTTGATGTTGTCCATACTCATGGAGCACGAGCAAATTTATTTTTGAATATGATTCATAAAAAAATTAATGCCAAATGGGTTATAACTGTTCATTCAGATCCTTTAAAAGATTTTGCAGGACGAGGCATTATGGGGGATATATTTACCAAATTAAATATTCATGCTCTAAAAAATGCGGACGGAATTTTTGCAATAACACAGAATTTTGCAGATTTGTTAGTTAATAAAATTCATGTTTTGAGAACTAATATTTGTGTAATTTACAATGGCATATTTTTCCACGATCATATCTTACCTAAATATGATCACCCCTTTTTTAATATTATTAATGTTGCACGAGCAGAAAAAATTAAGGGACAAGACCTTTTATTAAAAGCTCTTAAAGAAACTAATAATAAAGAGATCCATTTGCATATAGTTGGCGATGGCAATGAACTAAATAATTTACGGGCTTTAACTAGAGATTTGGGTATATCAGATCAAGTTACATTCCATGGCTTTTTGACCCATAAACAAATAATCGAACTTTACCGAAAAATGGATTTAGCAGTATTAACTTCTTATTCTGAAAGCTTTCCTTTAGTACTTTTAGAAGCAAGTGATAATTTAGTTCCAATCTTATCTACTAGTGTTGGTGATATTAAAAAAATGATTCCTGATGATCAACATGGTTTTGTAGTTAAGATTGGTGATCAAATAGGAATAGAAAATAAAATCTTACAGGCTTATAAGATGAGTAACCAGGATTTACAAGCGATTGCTAAACGTGAAAAAGAATATGTTGCAAATACTTTTTCTATGAAGAATCAACTAGCAGCAATTGAAAATTACTATAAAATTTTATTAGGTGAGATTTAA
- a CDS encoding glycosyltransferase family 32 protein, protein MIPKKIHYVWVGGNPKPKKIQKCMETWKKHLTDYEIIEWNENNFDIHENKYVEQAYKAKKWAFVSDYIRAKAIYEQGGIYLDTDVLVLDDLHSLLNNRAFVGFENKENPFTAVFGAEAGHPLIKDMLDYYNDRNFEFDSQNQMAGVNTVSVSDILKDKYHAKPNNQEQWLNYGIHVYPDGVLCNPSSDSKTIHVFTGTWMEGAKPLKRKIVTGLKLQIKTPRQAGLYAKIFR, encoded by the coding sequence ATGATTCCTAAAAAAATTCATTATGTTTGGGTTGGCGGTAATCCAAAACCTAAAAAAATTCAAAAGTGCATGGAGACATGGAAGAAACACTTAACTGATTATGAAATTATCGAATGGAATGAAAATAATTTCGATATTCATGAAAATAAGTATGTTGAGCAAGCATATAAGGCAAAAAAGTGGGCTTTTGTTTCTGATTATATTCGAGCTAAAGCAATTTATGAGCAAGGTGGAATTTATCTTGATACTGATGTTTTAGTTTTAGATGATTTGCACAGTTTACTGAATAATCGTGCATTTGTAGGATTTGAAAATAAGGAAAATCCTTTCACTGCAGTATTTGGAGCTGAAGCAGGTCATCCGTTAATAAAAGACATGCTTGATTACTATAATGACCGAAATTTCGAATTTGATAGTCAGAATCAAATGGCAGGCGTAAATACTGTCTCAGTTTCAGATATTTTGAAGGATAAATATCATGCTAAGCCTAATAATCAAGAACAATGGTTAAATTATGGAATTCATGTTTATCCAGATGGGGTATTGTGTAATCCATCGTCAGATTCTAAGACCATCCATGTATTTACTGGTACATGGATGGAGGGTGCTAAACCTCTGAAGCGCAAAATCGTTACCGGATTAAAGTTACAGATTAAAACTCCGCGTCAAGCAGGATTATATGCAAAAATTTTTCGTTAA